A single window of Dermochelys coriacea isolate rDerCor1 chromosome 2, rDerCor1.pri.v4, whole genome shotgun sequence DNA harbors:
- the CHCHD7 gene encoding coiled-coil-helix-coiled-coil-helix domain-containing protein 7 isoform X2 has product MSSALKCDLSSILKETDASRQCMDDNNYRKDMCASYFLKYKNCRKFWHAVMIQRRRDGVKPNMPTAEERENILKSIGGTPY; this is encoded by the exons ATGTCTAGCG CTCTTAAGTGTGACCTGTCTTCCATATTAAAGGAAACAGATGCTTCTAGACAATGTATGGATGACAAtaactacagaaaggatatgtgtgcctcttattttttaaagtacaaaaaCTGCAGAAAATTTTGG CATGCTGTTATGATACAAAGGAGAAGAGATGGTGTGAAACCAAATATGCCTacagcagaagagagagagaacatattgaagtcaataggagggACACCATACTGA
- the CHCHD7 gene encoding coiled-coil-helix-coiled-coil-helix domain-containing protein 7 isoform X1, which yields MSRNVQRLRDHDTNPCLAETDASRQCMDDNNYRKDMCASYFLKYKNCRKFWHAVMIQRRRDGVKPNMPTAEERENILKSIGGTPY from the exons ATGTCCAGAAATGTGCAGCGACTTAGAGACCACGATACAAATCCATGTCTAGCG GAAACAGATGCTTCTAGACAATGTATGGATGACAAtaactacagaaaggatatgtgtgcctcttattttttaaagtacaaaaaCTGCAGAAAATTTTGG CATGCTGTTATGATACAAAGGAGAAGAGATGGTGTGAAACCAAATATGCCTacagcagaagagagagagaacatattgaagtcaataggagggACACCATACTGA